A portion of the Hydractinia symbiolongicarpus strain clone_291-10 chromosome 10, HSymV2.1, whole genome shotgun sequence genome contains these proteins:
- the LOC130612158 gene encoding bcl-2-related ovarian killer protein-like, with protein MSEKPALIKKESVVKLQKVLGLWKSKNGLSQLIERKAVSKKSTEEPSIMLLGRKISKKLIVPNSVEDITITAQRLCEEYIEARLARSGIKEYENHSSTQPEEYSNVLQNIGQILEMKYPKLYTKISSHLKLTYDSEIVVWDSFNKFATNLFSEGITWAKIIALYAFTGGMALDCITHGKNEMPGRIVYWLGVFVMKKLATWIQESGGWGSIVEHFNTDQVGPAFYENEEESDNELDTKEKVCAFIKTTYERHDNRIKIIGIILLSILFLYVFNKFMVK; from the exons ATGTCAGAAAAACCTGCgctaattaaaaaagaaagcgTGGTGAAGCTACAGAAGGTCTTGGGCTTGTGGAAATCTAAAAATGGTCTGTCTCAGCTTATAGAGCGTAAAGCAGTCAGCAAAAAATCGACCGAAGAACCATCAATAATGTTACTTGGGCGAAAAATCTCGAAAAAACTTATTGTACCAAACTCGGTAGAAGATATAACGATCACCGCACAACGACTATGTGAGGAGTACATCGAGGCAAGACTGGCTCGATCTGGAATAAAAGAATATGAAAATCACAGTAGTACCCAACCGGAAGAGTATTCGAATGTGCTTCAGAATATTGGACAAATATTAGAAATGAAGTATCCGAagttatatacaaaaatatccAGCCATTTAAAACTTACTTACGATAGCGAAATAGTTGTTTGGGATTCGTTTAACAAATTTGCgacaaacttattttccgaaggGATTACGTGGGCTAAAATCATTGCATTGTATGCATTCACAGGTGGTATGGCCCTGGACTGCATAACACACGGGAAAAACGAAATGCCAGGAAGAATAGTGTATTGGCTTGGTGTGTTTGTCATGAAAAAACTTGCCACGTGGATACAAGAAAGTGGAGGCTGG GGCTCCATCGTAGAACATTTTAACACAGATCAAGTTGGTCCGGCTTTTTATGAAAATGAGGAGGAGAGTGATAACGAATTAGacacaaaagaaaaagtttgcGCGTTTATAAAAACCACCTACGAACGTCATGacaacagaataaaaataatcgGAATAATTCTACTAAGCATTCTTTTCCTTTATGTGTTCAATAAGTTTATGGTAAAGTAG